The Sylvia atricapilla isolate bSylAtr1 chromosome 5, bSylAtr1.pri, whole genome shotgun sequence genome includes a window with the following:
- the PICK1 gene encoding PRKCA-binding protein has translation MFADLDYDIEEDKLGIPTVPGTVTLKKDSQNLIGISIGGGAQYCPCLYIVQVFDNTPAALDGTVAAGDEITGVNGKSVKGKTKVEVAKMIQMVKGEVTIHYNKLQADPKQGKSLDIVLKKVKHRLVENMSSGTADALGLSRAILCNDGLVKRLEELERTAELYKGLTEHTKSLLRAFFELSQTHRAFGDVFSVIGVREPQPAASEAFVKFADAHRNIEKFGIHLLKTIKPMLTDLNTYLNKAIPDTRLTIKKYLDVKFEYLSYCLKVKEMDDEEYSCIALGEPLYRVSTGNYEYRLILRCRQEARTRFAKMRKDVLEKIELLDQKHVQDIVFQLQRFVSTMSKYYDDCYAVLRDADVFPIEVDLARTTLSYGQKDTYIDGAEEEGESEREGSGREDANGEKLIDDA, from the exons ATGTTTGCAGATTTGGACTATGATATTGAGGAAGATAAGCT GGGCATCCCCACTGTACCTGGGACAGTGACCCTGAAGAAGGACTCTCAGAACCTGATTGGGATCAGCATTGGAGGAGGAGCACAATACTGTCCCTGTCTCTACATTGTCCAG GTGTTTGATAATACTCCAGCAGCCTTGGATGGCACCGTAGCAGCTGGGGATGAAATCACAGGAGTCAATGGGAAATCTGTCAAAGGGAAGACCAAAGTGGAGGTGGCCAAGATGATACAGATGGTAAAG ggaGAAGTTACAATACACTACAACAAGCTCCAGGCTGACCCAAAGCAGGGCAAGTCTTTGGATATTG TATTGAAGAAGGTAAAGCACCGACTGGTAGAGAACAtgagctcagggacagcagaTGCCCTGGGGTTAAGCCGAGCCATACTTTGCAATG aTGGACTTGTGAAGAGATtagaggagctggagaggactGCAGAGTTATACAAAG GCTTGACAGAGCACACCAAGAGTCTTCTCAGGGCTTTCTTTGAGCTATCTCAGACACACAGAG CATTTGGAGATGTTTTCTCAGTCATTGGTGTACGGGAACCGCAACCAGCTGCCAGTGAAGCCTTTGTGAAATTTGCTGATGCCCATCGCAACATTGAGAAGTTTGGGATCCACCTTCTGAAGACAATTAAGCCA ATGCTCACTGATTTGAATACCTATCTGAATAAAGCCATTCCTGATACAAGACTGACTATCAAAAAATACCTGGATGTCAAGTTTGAATATTTG TCTTACTGCCTGAAAGTCAAAGAGATGGATGATGAAGAGTACAGCTGCATT GCTCTGGGTGAGCCTCTCTACCGGGTCAGCACTGGGAACTATGAGTACCGCCTCATCCTGCGCTGCCGTCAGGAGGCTCGCACGCGTTTCGCCAAGATGAGGAAGGATGTGCTAGAGAAAATAGAGCTTCTGGACCAGAAACATG TGCAGGACATCGTGTTCCAGCTCCAGCGTTTTGTCTCCACAATGTCCAAGTACTATGACGACTGCTACGCTGTGCTCCGGGACGCAGACGTCTTTCCCATTGAGGTGGATCTTGCCCGCACCACTCTCAGCTATGGGCAGAAGGACACATACATAGATGGGGcggaagaagaaggagaaagtgAGAGAGAGGGTAGCGGGAGGGAGGATGCAAATGGAGAGAAGCTCATTGATGATGCCTGA